The genomic interval TGATGACGTAGTCGTCGTCGCGCAGCTGCGCGATGATGCCAGTGCTGACGGCTTCCTGCCCGATATACAGATGGCAGAACCCGCCGATTTTTCCGAGCGCATAGGCCTCGGCGACTTTTTCTTCAAAGCGCCGTTGCAGGAGCATCGCATGGAGCAGCTCCTTGTGCAGCGCGGCATTGGAGCCGTTTTCGGATTTCTTCTTTGGAGGCATGACGGAATCGGTGTTTGGTAAAGCGAAAAAGAGCGGAGGGGAACGGGCGAGCGACGCGATGGCGAAAGTGCGGCGTTAGACGCCCGCGGCCTGTACCTGCTCCCAGGCGTGATAGCTGCTACGCACGAGCGGAGCGCTCTCGACGTGCTTGAACCCCATCTTCATCCCCTCTTCATAGAACATGCGGAACTCGTCGGGGGTGACGTAGCGGTCGAGCGCGATGTGCGCACTGCTCGGCTTCAGATACTGCCCGAGGGTAAGGATGTCGACATCCACGGTGCGCAGGTCGCGCATGGTGTCGAGCACTTCTTCGTTGGTCTCGCCCATGCCGAGAATGATTCCCGTTTTCGTGGGAGTATCCGGCGACGTGCGCTTGGCGAAGCGGAAGATTTCCTTCACGCGCTCGTAGCGGCCACCTGGGCGCGCCTTTTTATAGAGGCGCGGCACCGTCTCGGTGTTGTGATTGTAGATCTCCGGCCGGGCCTCGAGAACCATGCGGATGGAGTCTTCGTTTCCCTGAAAGTCGGGGACGAGCACTTCCACCGAGCAGCCGGGGACCTTCTCGTGCACCAGGCGAATGACTTCGGCAAAGACCCACGCGCCAAAGTCGGGGAGGTCGTCGCGATC from Gemmatimonadota bacterium carries:
- the lipA gene encoding lipoyl synthase; translated protein: MTDHLYQILGRHRADPLPDRKPNWLKVKAPGGTGYLGLKNMMREMDLHTVCEEARCPNVGECWDHGTATFMILGDVCTRNCAYCAVAHGRPPKYDPAEPARVAEAAEKMKLRHLVITSVDRDDLPDFGAWVFAEVIRLVHEKVPGCSVEVLVPDFQGNEDSIRMVLEARPEIYNHNTETVPRLYKKARPGGRYERVKEIFRFAKRTSPDTPTKTGIILGMGETNEEVLDTMRDLRTVDVDILTLGQYLKPSSAHIALDRYVTPDEFRMFYEEGMKMGFKHVESAPLVRSSYHAWEQVQAAGV